A window from Dioscorea cayenensis subsp. rotundata cultivar TDr96_F1 chromosome 10, TDr96_F1_v2_PseudoChromosome.rev07_lg8_w22 25.fasta, whole genome shotgun sequence encodes these proteins:
- the LOC120270366 gene encoding uncharacterized protein LOC120270366 produces the protein MVARSHSQSRKFGRRGRSHSKTKLGKDECAFYHEKGHWKKYCPKLKKKEKAVPDTNIAKYENAWEPSKTPSLDGKHYFVTFIDDFSRRVWVYSMTTKDEVLNVFIKWKNMVENQFDRKIKWLRIDNGGEYKSDPFFDVCNEYGIARHFTAEALEYAHHLVNRLPSLAIGGKTPMEKEESTSKKVEFEKMMINTTKKAEVPSDSPIVAGESNEEEILTQEPQQQPDSIATRKPRREIQRYDLFTNMVGYAFPVVDEDIPSNFQEATRSFPKLREWIVEESYG, from the exons ATGGTAGCAAGAAGTCATTCTCAAAGCAGAAAATttggaagaagaggaagatctcattcgaagaccaaacttgggaaAGATGAGTGTGCTTTCTATCATGAGAAAGGACACTGGAAGAAATATTGCCccaagttgaagaagaaggagaaagctGTCCCAGATACAAATATAGCTAAATATGAGA ATGCATGGGAACCTTCCAAAACTCCATCATTGGATGGTAAGCATTACTTTGTaacatttattgatgatttttctagAAGAGTTTGGGTGTATAGCATGACAACTAAAGATGAAGTGCTAAACGTTTTCATCAAGTGGAAAAATATGGTGGAGAATCAATTTGACAGAAAAATCAAGTGGCTCAGAATAGATAATGGTGGAGAATACAAGAGTGATCCATTCTTTGATGTTTGTAATGAGTATGGCATTGCCCGACACTTCACT GCTGAGGCTTTGGAGTATGCACATCATCTCGTCAATCGTTTACCGTCATTAGCTATTGGTGGTAAAACACCTATGGAG AAGGAAGAGAGTACTTCGAAGAAAGTGGAATTTGAGAAGATGATGattaacacaacaaaaaaaGCAGAAGTGCCAAGTGATTCTCCGATAGTAGCAGGGGaatcaaatgaagaagagaTTCTAACTCAAGAACCACAACAACAACCAGACTCAATTGCAACTAGGAAGCCGAGACGGGAAATTCAAAGATATGATCTTTTTACAAATATGGTGGGATATGCATTTCCAGTGGTAGATGAAGATATTCCTTCCAACTTTCAAGAAGCAACCCGAAGCTTCCCGAAGCTTAGAGAGTGGATAGTGGAAGAAAGCTATGGATAA
- the LOC120270160 gene encoding nuclear transcription factor Y subunit C-1-like — MENQHEQQQQQQQQQQQQTVQNQHQQHQVHPFPQTPFHHLLQQQHQQLQMFWNYQRQEIEHATDFKNHQLPLARIKKIMKADEDVRMISAEAPILFAKACELFILELTIRSWLHAEENKRRTLQKNDIAAAITRTDIFDFLVDIVPRDEIKEDGGGLGMGGAAVSGGPGGAAAAAGVPYYYPPPAGMMMGQPAMAGIDPGMFVQRPWQQMWQPGMTDEGPGFAGGPPPGLDGQGYGGGGGGGGGGAQ, encoded by the coding sequence atggaGAACCAGcatgaacaacaacaacagcaacagcaacaacaacaacaacaaacagtACAGAATCAACACCAACAACATCAAGTGCACCCATTTCCACAAACACCATTCCATCATCTGCTCCAGCAACAGCACCAACAGCTCCAAATGTTCTGGAACTACCAGAGGCAGGAGATAGAACACGCCACTGATTTCAAGAACCATCAACTGCCCTTGGCAAGAATCAAGAAGATAATGAAAGCTGATGAAGATGTCCGAATGATATCGGCCGAGGCGCCGATACTTTTCGCCAAGGCGTGTGAGCTCTTCATTCTTGAACTCACCATCCGGTCATGGCTTCACGCCGAAGAGAACAAGCGCCGGACTTTACAGAAGAATGACATCGCCGCTGCCATCACCAGGACCGACATCTTCGActttcttgtggacattgtgCCGAGAGATGAGATCAAGGAGGATGGTGGTGGGTTAGGTATGGGTGGCGCCGCAGTGAGTGGTGGACCAGGTggcgccgccgccgccgccggaGTGCCTTACTATTATCCTCCACCGGCAGGAATGATGATGGGGCAACCGGCGATGGCTGGAATTGATCCTGGGATGTTTGTGCAGAGGCCGTGGCAGCAGATGTGGCAGCCGGGGATGACCGACGAGGGACCAGGGTTCGCCGGAGGACCTCCTCCGGGGTTGGATGGTCAAGGATatggtggtggaggtggtggtggtggtggtggtgctcaGTGA